From the Pseudomonas baltica genome, one window contains:
- a CDS encoding S1-like domain-containing RNA-binding protein: MALIGRYNSLQVVKHTDFGLYLDGGADGEILLPNRYIPKDTPSEVEDWLNVFVYLDSEDKLLATTEKPKVQVGEFASLKVKEINSIGVFLDWGLPKDLLLPYSEEKRQLKQGDYCVVHVYLDKRTRRITATARLDRYLDKVAANYSLGQEVKLLVVEESDLGFKAVINNQHWGLIHKNEVFKFLRSGKQEVGYIKALRDDGKIALSLQPVGAQAADSLNEKILGKLRDNQGSLPVSDKSEPQVIADLFGVSKGNFKKAIGALYKNGQIVIHADRIELS; this comes from the coding sequence ATGGCTTTGATTGGGCGTTACAACAGTTTGCAAGTGGTTAAGCACACGGACTTCGGTCTGTATCTGGACGGAGGCGCCGATGGCGAAATCCTGCTGCCCAATCGGTACATTCCCAAGGACACGCCCTCGGAGGTCGAGGACTGGCTCAACGTGTTCGTCTACCTCGACAGCGAAGACAAGCTGCTGGCCACGACCGAAAAGCCCAAGGTTCAAGTCGGCGAATTCGCCAGCCTCAAGGTCAAGGAAATCAACAGCATCGGCGTGTTCCTCGATTGGGGCCTGCCCAAGGACCTCCTGCTGCCGTATTCCGAAGAAAAGCGCCAGCTCAAGCAGGGCGATTACTGCGTCGTGCACGTCTACCTCGACAAGCGCACCCGGCGCATCACCGCCACCGCTCGCCTGGACCGCTATCTGGACAAGGTCGCCGCCAACTACAGCCTGGGTCAGGAAGTGAAGCTGCTGGTGGTCGAAGAAAGCGATCTGGGTTTCAAAGCGGTGATCAACAACCAGCACTGGGGCTTGATTCACAAGAACGAAGTGTTCAAGTTCCTGCGTTCGGGCAAGCAGGAAGTCGGCTACATCAAAGCCTTGCGCGATGATGGCAAGATCGCCTTGAGCCTGCAGCCGGTAGGCGCCCAGGCAGCGGACAGCCTCAACGAGAAGATCCTCGGCAAGTTGCGCGACAACCAGGGCAGCCTGCCCGTGAGCGACAAGAGCGAGCCGCAGGTGATCGCCGATCTGTTCGGTGTCAGCAAGGGCAACTTCAAGAAGGCCATCGGCGCGTTGTACAAGAACGGCCAGATCGTCATCCACGCCGATCGCATCGAATTGAGCTGA
- a CDS encoding TorF family putative porin, whose product MLRTRLVLTATLLAIPYAHGQVAERNLGDFDLKIGTTPTRSMAAGLVQPASVGTLHGGLDLTHDSGFYAGQWSPSVGLTSDSTLEIDSYAGFKHPFDKNLGMGYEAGIIHYSYPRLEATDSHEFYAGLKVLDTRFGAAFNEAVDSRNSTLFASLHGLPLLDVDMSFKVTNHQLDSPYILGSGGQVASFNDWSLQLSKPWKGVNLDFIYSDSSLRGEDCSAYSGHNPQCEGVFTVQAVRAFF is encoded by the coding sequence ATGCTCAGAACCCGACTTGTTCTGACCGCCACGCTTCTGGCCATACCCTACGCCCATGGGCAGGTTGCCGAGCGCAATCTGGGTGACTTCGATCTCAAGATCGGCACCACGCCTACGCGCAGCATGGCGGCAGGCCTGGTTCAACCAGCCTCCGTTGGCACCTTGCACGGAGGCCTCGACCTGACTCACGACAGTGGCTTCTATGCGGGCCAGTGGTCACCCAGTGTCGGACTGACCAGTGACAGCACCCTGGAAATCGACTCGTATGCCGGTTTCAAGCACCCCTTCGACAAGAATCTGGGGATGGGCTATGAAGCGGGCATTATCCATTACAGCTATCCCCGTCTCGAGGCCACTGACAGCCATGAGTTCTACGCGGGCCTGAAAGTGCTCGACACACGCTTCGGCGCTGCCTTCAACGAAGCCGTCGACAGCCGTAACAGCACCCTTTTCGCGAGCCTGCACGGTTTACCGCTGCTGGATGTCGACATGAGCTTCAAGGTTACCAACCACCAGCTCGACTCCCCGTACATACTGGGCTCCGGTGGCCAGGTGGCCAGCTTCAATGATTGGTCGCTGCAGCTTTCCAAACCGTGGAAAGGCGTCAACCTGGACTTCATCTACAGCGATTCGAGCCTGCGTGGCGAAGATTGCTCGGCGTACTCGGGGCACAACCCGCAGTGTGAAGGGGTGTTCACGGTTCAGGCCGTCCGCGCGTTCTTTTGA
- a CDS encoding nitrate- and nitrite sensing domain-containing protein has protein sequence MPDRQMPPALRFMLAARRIELEGLEGLAVTCELVTRISELIHALQRERGYTNLYLAQLSDAHRVYLDHLSDDALEIERVVRERFDSMDLESNSATDRARLFNRIAHVLHGLDELPGLRRRIRDQMLEPGDATVAFTRMIGGLLAVVFEAADTAADPLITRVLVAMFNFMQGKELAGQERACGVGGFSQGFFDAPRRDRMEQLAHSQERCFETFLDFADDRAREMWFNTATGDVNAKQARMRAMALRTSEKDKVSPELSELWFDVCTERMDAFKGVENHISTLLHSSCHRGIQHARADLDNHRELLKRLGSLERRDEGEFSKLFNVHASDLGGNGHDTLGPHLSRSVLDLLQAQTQRLVTATEQLDEAREALNERRVVERAKKLLMEEYQVTESQAYVRLRKTAMERGERLVDVAQNLLNLAARRR, from the coding sequence ATGCCCGACCGTCAGATGCCGCCCGCCCTGCGTTTCATGCTTGCCGCACGCCGAATCGAGCTGGAGGGCCTTGAAGGCCTTGCCGTCACCTGCGAGCTGGTCACGCGCATCAGCGAATTGATCCACGCCCTGCAACGCGAACGCGGCTATACCAATCTGTATCTGGCCCAGCTCAGCGATGCCCACCGGGTCTACCTCGATCACCTCAGCGACGACGCTCTGGAGATCGAGCGGGTGGTGCGCGAGCGCTTCGACAGCATGGATCTGGAATCCAACAGCGCCACCGATCGGGCCCGCCTGTTCAACCGGATCGCCCATGTGCTGCACGGCCTCGACGAGCTGCCCGGCCTGCGCCGGCGAATTCGCGACCAGATGCTGGAGCCTGGGGATGCCACAGTAGCGTTCACGCGCATGATCGGCGGCTTGCTGGCCGTGGTGTTCGAAGCCGCCGACACGGCCGCCGATCCGCTTATCACTCGGGTGCTGGTGGCCATGTTCAATTTCATGCAGGGCAAGGAACTGGCCGGTCAGGAACGCGCGTGCGGCGTAGGCGGCTTTTCCCAAGGGTTTTTCGACGCCCCACGGCGCGATCGAATGGAGCAACTCGCCCACAGCCAGGAGCGCTGCTTTGAAACCTTTCTCGATTTCGCCGATGACCGGGCCCGGGAAATGTGGTTCAACACAGCCACCGGCGACGTCAACGCCAAGCAGGCACGCATGCGCGCCATGGCGCTGCGCACCTCGGAAAAGGACAAGGTCTCGCCGGAGCTGTCCGAGCTCTGGTTCGACGTCTGCACCGAGCGCATGGATGCTTTCAAGGGTGTCGAAAATCATATTTCTACCTTGCTCCACAGCAGTTGCCACCGTGGCATCCAGCACGCCCGCGCCGACCTCGACAACCACCGCGAGCTGCTCAAACGCCTGGGCAGCCTGGAACGCCGCGACGAAGGCGAGTTCAGCAAACTGTTCAATGTCCACGCCAGCGACCTCGGCGGCAATGGTCATGACACCTTGGGCCCGCACCTCAGCCGCTCGGTGCTGGACCTGCTGCAAGCCCAGACCCAGCGCCTGGTCACTGCCACCGAGCAACTCGACGAGGCGCGCGAGGCACTGAACGAGCGGCGGGTGGTCGAGCGCGCGAAAAAACTGTTGATGGAGGAATATCAGGTCACTGAAAGCCAGGCCTACGTGCGCTTGCGCAAGACCGCCATGGAGCGCGGCGAGCGCCTGGTGGATGTCGCGCAGAATCTGCTCAATCTTGCCGCACGGCGGCGCTGA
- a CDS encoding CmpA/NrtA family ABC transporter substrate-binding protein yields MDDTPFSAADEQHDAPRRTFLKQSLGVLGAGAALTLLPAGLQSNVWAAGSDAPETTRAKLGFIALTDAAPLFVADEKGLFAKYGMTEVDILKQTSWGTTRDNLVLGSAANGIDGAHLLTPMAYLMSTGKITTNNQPVPISILARLNLAGQCISVGEEYSALKLGTDSSPFKAALLAKKAAGKTVNAAVTFPGGNHDLWMRYWLAAGGIDPNKDVATIVVPPPQMVANMKVGTMDTFCVCEPWNSQLVNQKIGYTANTTGELWDKHPEKAFALRSDYVATNPNAAKALLKAIMEAQMFCEKPENKDEVAQICAKRRWINAPVEDIASRMKGTFAYGTGKVVENSPFMMRYWDDHASYPFKSHDLWFLTENQRWGYLPQNLDTQALIDKVNREDIWRTAAGELNLSAELIPTSTSRGIETFFDGKQFDPQNPKAYLDSLAIKALV; encoded by the coding sequence ATGGATGACACACCTTTCAGTGCAGCAGATGAACAACACGATGCCCCGCGGCGCACCTTTCTCAAGCAATCCCTCGGCGTACTCGGCGCTGGCGCAGCGCTGACCCTGCTGCCGGCGGGCCTGCAGTCGAACGTCTGGGCGGCCGGCAGCGATGCGCCGGAAACCACCAGGGCCAAGCTGGGCTTCATCGCACTCACCGACGCTGCGCCATTGTTCGTTGCCGATGAAAAGGGCCTGTTCGCCAAATACGGCATGACCGAAGTCGACATCCTCAAACAAACCTCCTGGGGCACCACCCGCGACAACCTGGTGCTCGGCTCGGCGGCCAATGGCATCGATGGCGCGCACCTGCTGACGCCCATGGCGTACCTGATGAGCACCGGCAAGATCACCACCAACAACCAGCCGGTGCCGATCTCCATCCTGGCGCGCCTCAACCTGGCCGGCCAGTGCATCTCCGTGGGCGAGGAGTACTCGGCGCTGAAACTGGGCACCGATTCGAGTCCCTTCAAGGCCGCCCTGCTGGCCAAGAAAGCCGCCGGCAAGACGGTCAACGCCGCAGTGACCTTTCCCGGTGGCAACCACGACCTGTGGATGCGCTACTGGCTCGCCGCCGGTGGGATCGACCCCAACAAGGACGTCGCCACCATCGTCGTACCGCCGCCGCAGATGGTCGCCAACATGAAGGTCGGCACCATGGATACCTTCTGCGTCTGCGAGCCATGGAACTCGCAGCTGGTCAACCAGAAGATCGGCTACACCGCCAATACCACCGGCGAGCTGTGGGACAAGCACCCGGAAAAAGCCTTCGCCCTGCGCTCGGACTATGTCGCCACCAACCCTAATGCCGCCAAGGCATTGCTCAAGGCCATCATGGAAGCGCAGATGTTCTGCGAAAAACCGGAGAACAAGGACGAGGTCGCGCAGATCTGCGCCAAGCGTCGCTGGATCAACGCACCGGTCGAAGACATCGCTTCGCGCATGAAGGGCACCTTCGCCTACGGCACCGGCAAGGTGGTAGAAAACAGCCCGTTCATGATGCGCTACTGGGATGACCACGCCTCCTATCCCTTCAAGAGCCACGACCTGTGGTTCCTCACCGAGAACCAGCGCTGGGGCTACCTGCCGCAGAACCTCGATACCCAGGCGCTGATCGACAAGGTCAACCGCGAGGACATCTGGCGCACGGCTGCCGGCGAATTGAACCTGTCCGCCGAGCTGATCCCGACCTCGACTTCCCGTGGCATCGAAACCTTTTTCGATGGCAAGCAGTTCGATCCACAAAACCCTAAGGCCTACCTCGACAGCCTGGCGATCAAGGCGTTGGTGTAA
- the ntrB gene encoding nitrate ABC transporter permease: MPGWLKRLRTALLHNVVPPLVIAALLLCLWQLLCSGKGSALPPPTQVIKDTWELIVNPFFNNGGNDVGMAWQLLASLKRVAYGYLLAVVAGISLGVLVGQSSWAMRGLDPLFQILRTVPPLAWLPLSLAGFKDSHPSAIFVIFITAIWPIIINTSVGVRNIPDDYRNVAKVLRLNGIEYFVKIMLPAAAPYIFSGLRIGVGLSWLAIIAAEMLIGGVGIGFFIWDAWNASRISDIILALFYVGIVGFCLDRLVALVGQLVTRGTSAS, from the coding sequence ATGCCCGGCTGGCTCAAGCGCCTGCGCACGGCGTTGCTGCACAATGTCGTGCCACCCCTGGTGATCGCCGCCCTGCTGCTGTGTCTTTGGCAACTGCTGTGCAGCGGCAAGGGCTCGGCGTTGCCGCCACCGACCCAGGTGATCAAGGACACTTGGGAGCTGATCGTCAATCCATTCTTCAACAATGGCGGCAACGATGTCGGCATGGCCTGGCAACTGCTCGCCAGCCTCAAGCGCGTCGCCTACGGCTACCTGCTGGCAGTGGTCGCCGGCATCAGCCTGGGCGTGCTCGTCGGACAATCGAGCTGGGCCATGCGCGGCCTCGATCCGCTGTTCCAGATCCTGCGTACCGTGCCGCCGCTGGCCTGGTTGCCGCTGTCGCTGGCAGGCTTCAAGGACAGTCACCCGTCGGCCATCTTCGTGATTTTCATCACCGCCATCTGGCCGATCATCATCAATACCTCGGTGGGCGTGCGCAACATCCCCGACGACTACCGTAACGTCGCCAAGGTGCTGCGCCTCAATGGCATCGAGTACTTCGTCAAGATCATGCTGCCGGCCGCCGCGCCGTACATCTTCTCCGGGCTGCGCATCGGTGTGGGCCTGTCGTGGCTGGCGATCATCGCGGCCGAGATGCTGATCGGCGGCGTAGGCATCGGCTTTTTCATCTGGGATGCGTGGAACGCCTCGCGCATCAGCGACATCATCCTCGCGCTGTTCTACGTCGGTATCGTCGGCTTCTGCCTCGATCGCCTGGTCGCCCTCGTGGGCCAACTGGTCACCCGCGGCACGTCCGCCAGCTAA
- a CDS encoding ABC transporter ATP-binding protein, whose amino-acid sequence MGTRYLSIENVDKHFERDGVSSQVLSGVNLDIERGEYISIIGHSGCGKSTVLNIVAGLLQASSGAVILDGREVHSPGPDRSLVFQNHSLLPWLTVYENVSLAVNKVFKSSKTKAERHEWTLYNLEMVSMGHALHKRPSEISGGMKQRVGIARAIAMQPKVLLLDEPFGALDALTRAHLQDEVMRIQGELHNTVMMITHDVDEAVLLSDRIVMMTNGPAATIGEILSIDLPRPRNRIELADDPLYNQYRHAVLSFLYEKQRKVEDVGARRSVAPAAKDQARA is encoded by the coding sequence ATGGGCACACGTTATCTGAGCATCGAAAACGTCGACAAACATTTCGAGCGCGACGGGGTCAGCAGTCAGGTCCTGAGCGGCGTCAACCTGGACATCGAGCGCGGCGAATACATCTCCATCATCGGCCACTCGGGCTGTGGCAAATCGACGGTATTGAACATCGTCGCCGGGCTGCTGCAGGCCAGTAGCGGCGCAGTGATCCTCGATGGCCGCGAAGTGCATTCGCCCGGCCCGGATCGCAGCCTGGTGTTCCAGAACCACTCGCTGCTGCCGTGGCTGACGGTGTACGAAAACGTCTCGCTGGCGGTCAACAAGGTGTTCAAGTCGAGCAAGACCAAGGCCGAACGGCACGAATGGACGCTGTACAACCTGGAGATGGTCAGCATGGGCCATGCATTGCACAAGCGCCCGAGCGAGATTTCCGGCGGCATGAAGCAGCGCGTCGGCATTGCCCGCGCCATCGCCATGCAACCCAAGGTGCTACTGCTGGACGAGCCGTTCGGCGCCCTCGACGCCCTGACCCGCGCGCATCTGCAGGATGAAGTGATGCGGATTCAGGGCGAACTGCACAATACGGTAATGATGATCACCCACGATGTCGACGAGGCCGTGCTGCTGTCCGATCGCATCGTGATGATGACCAACGGCCCGGCGGCGACCATCGGCGAGATCCTCAGCATCGACCTGCCGCGCCCGCGCAACCGCATCGAGCTGGCGGACGATCCGCTGTATAACCAGTATCGTCATGCGGTGCTGAGCTTTTTGTATGAAAAGCAGCGCAAGGTGGAGGATGTCGGCGCTCGGCGTTCGGTTGCCCCAGCGGCCAAGGATCAGGCCCGGGCTTAA
- a CDS encoding mechanosensitive ion channel family protein: MDFQSLWLRAHHLWDALDQHPWLHATLGLILLFGVALALGRVARYVIIHGIKLLSRQPALHWLSDFLHNKVFHRLAQTVPSLVVQFGLNLVPELTEVARHFLGNGALAFTILFQMLAVGALLNALLDIYARTEHARTRSIKGYVQLAKMILYIFGAIIIVATLIDRSPLLLLSGLGAMSAVILLVYKDTLLSFVAGVQLTSNDMLRVGDWIEVPQVGADGDVVDITLHTVKVQNFDKTIVSIPTWRLMSESFKNWRGMQQAGGRRIKRSLFIDSSGVRFLRQDEIERLTQVHLLTDYMGRKQAELQSWNEAQGNVASVAANRRTMTNLGTFRAYALAYLKSHPDIQPNMTCMVRQMETGAEGVPLEIYCFTRTTVWVEYERIQGDIFDYLLAVLPEFGLGVFQQPSGADIRAGLLGGGIRLPSADAPSIPSPMQE; encoded by the coding sequence ATGGATTTTCAATCACTCTGGCTGCGCGCCCACCATCTCTGGGACGCGCTTGATCAACATCCTTGGCTGCACGCCACTCTGGGCCTCATCCTGCTGTTCGGTGTGGCCTTGGCGCTCGGCCGGGTCGCGCGCTATGTGATCATCCACGGCATCAAGCTGCTCAGCCGCCAACCGGCGCTGCATTGGCTCAGCGATTTTTTGCACAACAAGGTCTTCCACCGCCTGGCCCAGACGGTCCCCTCGCTGGTCGTGCAATTCGGGCTCAATCTGGTGCCGGAATTGACCGAAGTCGCCCGCCACTTCCTCGGCAACGGCGCCCTGGCCTTCACCATCCTGTTCCAGATGCTTGCCGTGGGCGCCCTGCTCAACGCCTTGCTGGACATCTACGCGCGCACCGAACATGCCCGCACCCGCTCCATCAAGGGCTATGTGCAACTGGCCAAAATGATCCTCTACATCTTCGGCGCCATCATTATCGTCGCCACCCTGATCGACCGCTCGCCGCTGTTGCTGCTGTCCGGGCTGGGCGCCATGTCGGCCGTCATCCTGCTGGTCTACAAGGACACGCTGCTGTCGTTCGTGGCCGGCGTGCAGCTGACCAGCAACGACATGCTGCGGGTCGGCGACTGGATCGAAGTACCCCAGGTGGGGGCTGATGGCGATGTGGTGGATATCACCCTGCATACCGTGAAGGTGCAGAATTTCGACAAGACCATTGTCAGCATTCCTACCTGGCGCTTGATGTCCGAGTCGTTCAAGAACTGGCGCGGCATGCAGCAGGCCGGTGGCCGGCGCATCAAGCGCAGCCTGTTCATCGATTCAAGTGGCGTGCGCTTTCTGCGCCAGGACGAGATCGAGCGGCTGACCCAGGTGCATCTGCTGACGGACTACATGGGCCGCAAGCAAGCCGAACTGCAGAGCTGGAACGAAGCCCAGGGCAATGTCGCCAGCGTCGCGGCCAACCGCAGGACCATGACCAACCTCGGCACCTTCAGGGCTTATGCCCTCGCCTACCTGAAAAGCCATCCGGACATCCAGCCGAACATGACCTGCATGGTCCGGCAGATGGAAACCGGCGCCGAGGGGGTGCCGTTGGAGATTTACTGCTTTACCCGCACGACGGTCTGGGTGGAGTACGAGCGGATTCAGGGGGATATCTTCGATTACCTGCTGGCGGTATTGCCGGAGTTCGGGCTGGGGGTGTTTCAGCAGCCGAGTGGCGCGGATATACGGGCAGGGTTACTGGGGGGCGGTATACGCCTGCCATCCGCGGATGCGCCCTCCATCCCATCTCCGATGCAGGAATGA
- a CDS encoding carboxylate/amino acid/amine transporter yields the protein MPYLLIVTLIQAFSFSLIGVYLAGHVDSYLAVVLRILFAGLVFIPLTHWRQVEPRFMRSMLLIGALQFGVTYVCLYLSFRVLTVPEVLLFTILTPVHVTLIEDALNRRFNPWGLVAALVAVMGAAVIRFDSIGADFFMGFLLLQLANFTYAAGQVMYKHLIARYPSDLPHYRRFGYFYVGALLVALPAWLAFGNLHHWPEAPLQWGVLMFLGLVSTALGMYWWNKGACQVSGGTLAVMNNLHVPVGLLLNLLIWNQSEPLGRLALGGGVIMASLWISRRGRRACHSPASRHADSGLER from the coding sequence ATGCCCTACCTTCTGATCGTTACTCTTATCCAGGCATTTTCCTTCAGTCTGATCGGCGTCTACCTTGCTGGCCACGTCGACAGCTACCTGGCTGTGGTCTTGCGAATCCTCTTCGCCGGCCTGGTGTTCATCCCGCTGACCCATTGGCGTCAGGTCGAGCCACGGTTCATGCGCTCGATGCTGCTGATCGGCGCTTTGCAGTTTGGCGTCACCTACGTGTGCCTGTACCTGAGCTTTCGCGTGCTGACTGTGCCCGAGGTGCTGCTCTTCACCATCCTCACGCCGGTGCACGTGACCTTGATCGAAGACGCGCTTAATCGGCGCTTCAATCCCTGGGGATTGGTGGCGGCGCTGGTGGCGGTGATGGGCGCTGCGGTGATTCGCTTCGACAGCATCGGTGCGGACTTCTTCATGGGCTTTTTGCTGTTGCAACTGGCCAACTTCACCTATGCGGCGGGGCAGGTGATGTACAAGCACCTGATTGCGCGCTACCCCAGTGATCTGCCGCATTACCGGCGATTCGGCTATTTCTATGTCGGGGCATTGCTGGTGGCGTTGCCGGCCTGGCTGGCGTTCGGCAACTTGCACCACTGGCCAGAGGCGCCGCTGCAGTGGGGCGTGCTCATGTTCCTCGGGCTGGTGTCCACGGCGCTGGGCATGTACTGGTGGAACAAGGGCGCGTGTCAGGTGAGCGGTGGGACCTTGGCGGTGATGAACAACCTGCATGTACCGGTGGGGCTGTTGCTGAATCTGCTGATATGGAATCAGAGCGAGCCGCTGGGGCGATTGGCGTTGGGTGGGGGGGTGATTATGGCGTCGTTGTGGATCAGTCGGCGTGGGCGACGGGCTTGCCACTCGCCTGCCTCGCGCCACGCTGATTCGGGTCTGGAGCGCTAA
- a CDS encoding LysR family transcriptional regulator: MKAPRVTLDQWRTLQAVVDHGGFAQAAEALHRSQSSVSYTVGRMQEQLGVPLLRIDGRKAVLTEAGGVLLRRSRQLVKQASQLEDLALHMEQGWEAEVRLVVDAAYPSARLVHALTAFMPQSRGCRVRLREEVLSGVEEVLHEGIADLAISGYNIPGYLGTEMNAVEFVAVAHPDHALHKMNRTLNFQDLESQLQVVIRDSGRQQPRDVGWLGAEQRWTVGSLGTAATFVGSGLGFAWLPRHMISRELREGVLKPLPLDQGGSRHPLFYLYSNKDKPLGPATQILIELLRTFDTTPLSTLQATALTV, from the coding sequence ATGAAAGCGCCACGCGTAACCCTCGACCAATGGCGCACGCTTCAGGCAGTGGTCGATCACGGCGGATTCGCCCAGGCCGCCGAAGCCTTGCACCGTTCGCAATCGTCCGTGAGCTACACCGTCGGGCGCATGCAGGAGCAACTGGGCGTGCCGTTGTTGCGTATCGATGGCCGCAAGGCGGTACTCACTGAAGCGGGTGGCGTATTGCTGCGCCGCTCCCGGCAGCTGGTCAAACAGGCCAGCCAGTTGGAAGACCTGGCGCTGCATATGGAACAGGGCTGGGAGGCGGAAGTCCGACTGGTGGTCGACGCCGCTTACCCCAGTGCGCGGCTGGTCCATGCGCTGACGGCCTTCATGCCGCAAAGCCGTGGCTGCCGCGTGCGCTTGCGTGAAGAAGTGCTGTCAGGGGTCGAGGAGGTGCTGCACGAAGGCATCGCCGACCTGGCCATCAGCGGCTACAACATCCCCGGTTACCTCGGCACGGAAATGAACGCAGTCGAGTTCGTCGCCGTCGCCCACCCTGACCACGCGCTGCACAAGATGAACCGCACACTGAATTTTCAGGACCTCGAAAGCCAGCTCCAGGTGGTGATCCGCGATTCCGGCCGCCAGCAACCACGTGATGTCGGCTGGCTCGGCGCCGAACAGCGCTGGACCGTCGGCAGCCTCGGTACCGCCGCCACGTTCGTCGGCAGCGGGCTGGGTTTCGCCTGGTTGCCTCGGCACATGATCAGCCGCGAACTGCGCGAGGGCGTGCTCAAGCCACTGCCTTTGGATCAGGGCGGCTCGCGCCATCCGCTGTTCTACCTATACTCGAACAAGGATAAACCTCTCGGCCCGGCGACGCAGATCCTCATCGAGTTGTTGCGCACTTTCGATACCACCCCGCTGAGCACCCTGCAAGCCACTGCGCTGACCGTCTGA
- a CDS encoding alpha/beta hydrolase, with product MARFDHQGCALHYEVTGHGSPVLLLHGLGSSGLDWEYQTEALAAHYKVIVLDLRGHGQSAKPPERYSIEGFSADVIALLEHLGCGPVHLVGLSMGGMIGFQLAVDHPQWLKSLCIVNSGPQVKLLSPSDYWQWLKRWSLMQVASMRTIGIALGKNLFPNPDQGALRAKVAERWAGNDKRAYLASFNAIVGWGVQERLGAIDCPTLVISADHDYTPVAVKEHYVTLIPDAHLAVIEDSRHATPLDQPERFNQTLLRFIATADNTLKDQ from the coding sequence ATGGCTCGCTTCGACCACCAAGGCTGCGCCCTGCACTATGAAGTCACCGGCCATGGCAGCCCTGTGCTGCTGTTGCATGGCCTGGGCTCCAGCGGGCTGGACTGGGAATACCAGACCGAGGCGTTGGCGGCTCACTATAAAGTCATCGTGCTCGACCTGCGCGGCCATGGCCAATCCGCCAAGCCCCCCGAGCGCTACAGCATCGAAGGCTTCAGCGCCGATGTCATCGCGCTGCTCGAACACCTGGGTTGCGGGCCGGTACATCTGGTCGGCCTGTCGATGGGCGGCATGATCGGTTTCCAACTGGCGGTGGATCATCCGCAGTGGCTCAAGAGCCTGTGCATCGTCAACAGTGGCCCACAGGTCAAGCTGCTTTCCCCGAGCGATTACTGGCAGTGGCTCAAGCGCTGGAGCCTCATGCAGGTGGCCAGCATGCGCACCATCGGCATCGCCTTGGGCAAGAATCTTTTTCCCAACCCCGACCAGGGCGCACTGCGCGCCAAAGTCGCCGAGCGCTGGGCCGGCAACGACAAACGCGCTTATCTCGCCAGCTTCAACGCCATCGTTGGCTGGGGTGTGCAGGAACGTCTCGGCGCCATTGACTGTCCTACCCTTGTGATCAGCGCTGACCACGATTACACCCCGGTGGCGGTAAAAGAACATTACGTCACACTCATTCCGGACGCGCATCTGGCGGTCATCGAAGATTCGCGTCACGCTACACCGCTGGATCAACCAGAACGCTTCAACCAAACCCTGCTGCGCTTCATCGCCACCGCAGACAACACCCTCAAGGATCAATGA
- a CDS encoding peptidylprolyl isomerase has translation MFKKILIAASTLLFAANLMAAQPASGNKPHVLLHTSNGDIELELDGDKAPISTKNFLAYVDKGFYTNTIFHRVIPNFMIQGGGFTQQMQEKDTNPPIKNEANNGLENARGTIAMARTSDPDSATSQFYINHRDNDSLNYAPGNAGYAVFGKVVKGMDVVDIIANSNTTTKSGMQNVPVDPVLILSAKRID, from the coding sequence ATGTTCAAGAAAATCCTGATCGCCGCCTCCACCCTGCTCTTCGCCGCCAACCTGATGGCCGCGCAACCGGCCAGCGGCAACAAGCCCCACGTATTGCTGCACACCAGCAACGGCGACATCGAGCTGGAGCTGGATGGCGACAAAGCGCCCATCAGCACCAAGAACTTCCTCGCGTATGTCGACAAGGGTTTCTACACCAACACCATTTTCCATCGCGTGATCCCCAATTTCATGATTCAGGGTGGCGGTTTCACTCAGCAGATGCAGGAAAAGGACACCAACCCGCCAATCAAGAACGAAGCCAACAACGGCCTCGAGAATGCGCGTGGCACCATCGCCATGGCCCGTACCTCGGATCCTGACTCCGCCACCAGCCAGTTCTACATCAACCACCGCGACAACGACTCGCTCAACTACGCCCCGGGTAACGCTGGCTACGCGGTGTTCGGCAAGGTGGTCAAGGGCATGGATGTCGTCGACATCATCGCCAACAGCAACACCACGACCAAAAGCGGCATGCAGAACGTGCCCGTCGACCCCGTATTGATCCTTTCGGCCAAGCGCATCGACTGA